One Nocardioides aromaticivorans genomic window carries:
- a CDS encoding cupin domain-containing protein: protein MSRLLGSVHELACDDDVPPGEEVLDGSPTAAVAELGTVGGAEVGIWEMTPGTARDVEADELFVVVSGHATVTFDDDEVVELRAGSVVRLAAGDRTTWVVHDTLRKVYVTPRDPQHSVVQGEIP, encoded by the coding sequence GTGAGCCGGCTGCTCGGGTCGGTGCACGAGCTCGCGTGCGACGACGACGTCCCGCCGGGCGAGGAGGTCCTCGACGGTTCACCCACGGCCGCCGTCGCCGAGCTGGGGACGGTCGGCGGTGCCGAGGTCGGGATCTGGGAGATGACACCCGGGACCGCCCGCGACGTCGAGGCCGACGAGCTCTTCGTCGTGGTCTCCGGCCACGCCACCGTCACCTTCGACGACGACGAGGTCGTCGAGCTCCGTGCCGGCTCCGTCGTCCGCCTCGCCGCCGGCGACCGCACGACGTGGGTCGTCCACGACACCCTCCGCAAGGTCTACGTCACCCCTCGGGACCCGCAGCATTCCGTCGTACAAGGAGAGATCCCGTGA
- a CDS encoding ABC transporter substrate-binding protein: protein MTRNNLVRAGALLLACSVAAVGCGRSADDPSTSRTAGDLRPTTAAATKDADAITWAVYRDVQTIDPLYVFDYPDNTALTLFCESLLRTQPDGTIADGIASLSRTDPTTVVLDVNADATFWDGSPVTADDVVYSLERQRDPELGGFYGQAFSRVDTIEATGDRQVTLTLKQADYWLDGELASVPGIVVQKKYVEAKGADYGTPSGGVMCSGAYRFDSWSPASGVVAVPNDDYWGEADARVAKITVKGVVDEAALTSALIAGEIGGTYPPAISTLPVLEDNDAVTVTQGPGYATAALVISNLKGTLGDVKVRQALSLALDRDGIVENVYHGAATDARWLANPGTFASARETYQAAYDDSPALEQDLDRAKALVEEAGAKGRTITIGMSSAIPDIAYTAGAFRTAAEKIGLEVEFESVSADAFINFFIDPKAREGVDAFPTVTYGDYADPAALSATVVLPDGAQNYSGFDDPEVTRLMEEARGTEDAEARAELVIEAQQRTMELLPWIPTAQPNAVVVTGKDLTGAVSSFAYMSAPWAEHLGAR from the coding sequence GTGACCCGCAACAACCTCGTGCGCGCCGGCGCACTGCTCCTGGCCTGCTCGGTCGCCGCCGTCGGGTGCGGGCGCTCGGCGGACGACCCGTCCACCTCCCGCACGGCGGGCGACCTCAGGCCGACGACCGCGGCGGCGACCAAGGACGCGGACGCGATCACCTGGGCGGTCTACCGCGACGTGCAGACGATCGACCCGCTCTACGTCTTCGACTACCCCGACAACACGGCCCTCACGCTCTTCTGCGAGTCGCTGCTGCGCACCCAGCCGGACGGCACGATCGCCGACGGGATCGCCTCGCTGTCGCGCACGGACCCGACCACCGTCGTGCTGGACGTCAACGCCGACGCGACCTTCTGGGACGGCAGCCCGGTCACCGCCGACGACGTCGTCTACAGCCTCGAGCGGCAACGTGACCCCGAGCTCGGCGGCTTCTACGGCCAGGCCTTCAGCCGGGTCGACACCATCGAGGCCACCGGGGACCGCCAGGTGACCCTCACCCTGAAGCAGGCCGACTACTGGCTCGACGGCGAGCTGGCATCGGTGCCCGGCATCGTCGTGCAGAAGAAGTACGTCGAGGCGAAGGGCGCCGACTACGGCACCCCGTCCGGCGGCGTCATGTGCTCGGGTGCCTACCGCTTCGACTCCTGGTCGCCCGCCTCCGGCGTGGTCGCCGTCCCCAACGACGACTACTGGGGAGAGGCCGACGCGCGGGTCGCGAAGATCACCGTCAAGGGCGTCGTCGACGAGGCGGCGCTCACCTCGGCCCTGATCGCGGGCGAGATCGGCGGCACCTACCCGCCGGCGATCTCCACCCTGCCGGTGCTCGAGGACAACGACGCGGTCACCGTCACCCAGGGCCCGGGCTACGCCACGGCCGCGCTCGTCATCAGCAACCTGAAGGGCACGCTGGGCGACGTCAAGGTGCGCCAGGCCCTGTCCCTCGCCCTGGACCGCGACGGCATCGTCGAGAACGTCTACCACGGTGCGGCGACCGACGCCCGCTGGCTGGCCAACCCCGGCACCTTCGCCTCGGCGCGCGAGACCTACCAGGCGGCGTACGACGACAGCCCGGCGCTGGAACAGGACCTCGACAGGGCGAAGGCGCTCGTCGAGGAGGCCGGCGCGAAGGGCCGGACGATCACGATCGGCATGTCCTCGGCGATCCCGGACATCGCCTACACCGCCGGCGCCTTCAGGACGGCCGCCGAGAAGATCGGCCTCGAGGTGGAGTTCGAGTCGGTGTCCGCCGACGCGTTCATCAACTTCTTCATCGACCCCAAGGCGCGGGAGGGGGTCGACGCCTTTCCGACTGTCACCTACGGCGACTACGCCGACCCGGCGGCACTGTCGGCGACGGTCGTGCTGCCCGACGGGGCGCAGAACTACTCCGGCTTCGACGACCCGGAGGTCACCCGGCTGATGGAGGAGGCACGCGGCACCGAGGACGCCGAGGCCCGCGCCGAGCTCGTCATCGAGGCGCAGCAGCGCACGATGGAGCTGCTGCCGTGGATCCCGACGGCCCAGCCGAACGCGGTCGTGGTCACCGGCAAGGACCTGACCGGGGCCGTGTCCTCCTTCGCCTACATGTCCGCCCCGTGGGCCGAGCACCTCGGAGCGCGCTGA